From Coffea arabica cultivar ET-39 chromosome 10e, Coffea Arabica ET-39 HiFi, whole genome shotgun sequence, one genomic window encodes:
- the LOC113711766 gene encoding U-box domain-containing protein 28-like, with product MVGDKSTTTTAIGRTTNAAFKRDELYLNLTVPNLFRCPISMDVMKSPVSLCTGVTYDRTSIQAWLSQGHNTCPATMQVLPSTDFTPNLTLRRLIHLYVHHTTSSPPELSPNSSLSSSLRNSLISQPEALELIKNLSSRDTASSATKLVEFVRFSEENRRFVANSAVGVSNLVEILRTSEETQVSDQILLVLAIISPENGVKELLNEKILKSDFDYLSKFFWFFRKGSLSSRIASAKILESIASDADSQRKIAEKQGLLFELYKLSNEETDSNAVEASLSALIAVSTSKTAKKELVRFGIVKTVGEILSGSEAVRPVIEKAVEVLASVATCTDGRAAISEDEGCIMGVVKRLMKCSGVATEHGIVVLWSLCCLARDRTAQEAVLKVNGVTKVLLVMQSDCSAGVREMCGDLVKVLRVKNSKSCLASYETRTTHIMPY from the coding sequence atggtgggcGACAAGAGTACAACAACTACTGCTATAGGTAGAACTACTAATGCTGCTTTTAAAAGAGATGAGTTGTACCTTAATCTTACGGTACCGAACTTATTCCGGTGCCCGATTTCAATGGACGTGATGAAGTCTCCGGTGAGTCTCTGTACCGGCGTCACATACGACCGGACATCCATTCAGGCCTGGCTTTCTCAAGGCCACAATACTTGTCCGGCGACCATGCAGGTTCTTCCGTCCACCGACTTCACTCCAAACCTCACTCTCCGCCGCCTCATTCATCTCTACGTCCACCACACCACCTCCTCGCCACCGGAGCTCAGTCCGAACTCTTCACTGTCGTCGTCTTTGCGAAACTCTCTCATCTCTCAACCGGAAGCGCTCGAGCTCATCAAAAACCTCTCCTCCAGAGACACAGCCTCGTCGGCGACAAAGCTCGTCGAATTTGTTAGGTTCTCTGAGGAAAACCGGAGGTTTGTTGCGAATTCAGCCGTCGGAGTGTCCAATTTGGTTGAAATTCTGAGAACTTCCGAAGAAACTCAGGTTTCCGACCAGATTCTTTTGGTGTTGGCGATTATTTCACCGGAAAATGGAGTGAAAGAATTACTGAACGAAAAGATTTTGAAAAGCGATTTCGATTACTTGTCCAAATTCTTCTGGTTTTTTCGGAAAGGTAGCTTGAGCTCGAGGATTGCATCCGCGAAGATTCTCGAATCAATCGCTTCTGACgccgattctcaaaggaaaatcGCCGAAAAACAAGGATTATTATTCGAATTATACAAATTAAGCAACGAAGAAACCGATAGCAACGCCGTCGAAGCAAGTTTATCAGCTCTGATCGCAGTATCAACCTCGAAAACGGCGAAAAAGGAGCTGGTCCGGTTCGGAATCGTTAAAACCGTAGGGGAGATTCTATCCGGTTCAGAAGCGGTTCGACCGGTTATAGAAAAGGCCGTGGAGGTATTGGCATCAGTTGCCACGTGCACGGACGGGAGAGCTGCGATTAGTGAAGACGAGGGGTGTATTATGGGAGTGGTTAAGAGATTAATGAAGTGTTCGGGTGTGGCGACGGAGCATGGGATTGTGGTGCTCTGGAGCTTGTGCTGCTTGGCTCGAGATCGGACGGCTCAGGAGGCCGTGTTGAAAGTCAACGGCGTGACCAAAGTGTTGTTGGTGATGCAGAGTGATTGTAGCGCCGGCGTGAGGGAAATGTGTGGTGACTTGGTCAAGGTTTTGAGGGTGAAGAATTCCAAGTCGTGTTTGGCTAGTTATGAAACTAGGACCACACATATCATGCCttattga